In the Streptomyces sp. NBC_00193 genome, TGGCCCCGGCCACGCGCAGCGGGAGCAGCGCGGTCCCGAGCCGGTCGTCGGGCAGCGGGGCCCGGGTGACCCCGGTGGATCCCCCGGTCAGCCAGGCCGCCTGGACGGACCGTCGCCCGGGGTCGCGCAGTGCGGTGGCGAGGAGGACCTGCCCGTCCACCGAGAGCCGTTCCCCGACGATCCGCAGCGCGGGCTCCGCCTGGACGGCGAGGTCGAGCCGGACCGGCCCGGCGGGGCCGTCGACCGTACAGCCGATCCGGAACCCCCGTCGCCGCTCCGCGTCGGGCGCCGCCCGGTCGGGGATCCGGGCCCGCGGATCGGGGAACACTTCTTCCAGGGTGGCCCCGGCGCCCAGGGCGGCCAGCGCCCCGTAGGCCTCCAGCACCTGGGACTTGCCGCTCCCGCTCGGCCCGGCGAAGAAGGTGACGGGCCCGAGCGCGAACCGGGCCCCCCGGTGTGCCCCGTAGGCGGAAAGCCGCAACTCGGTCACGGCCGGCCGCAGGTGCCTGACGCCGTCAACGAGGGCCGAGGCAGGAGCCACGGCCTGGGCGGGCACCCGACCCGGGGCCGGAGCCGAGGCCGGAGCCGGAGCCGGAGTCTCTAATCCCGGACCGGCGGGCACGGCCGAAGCAGCGGAAGCAGCCGAAACCGCGGAAGCAGCAGGCTCGGACAGCGCCGCGGAAGGCACCGCGCACGGCGCCGAAGTGGGGAGGTGGGAGGTCATGCGCGGGACGGTACGGGCCGCCGGACCCCCCGTGGGTCCGGCGAACCGTTCCGCCCGCGGGACCTTCCTACGATCGGGGGACGGCAGCGGCTGCGATCCCCTCCACCTCGGTCCCGACGGGCGCCAGCAGGAAGACGTTGCGGTCGACCCGGTGCATCCCGCTGCCCAGGCCGAAGACCACGCCACTGCTGAAGTCCAGGATCCGCTTGGCGACTTCGCCGTCCGCGCCCGTGAGGTCCAGCAGCACCGGGATCTGCGCGATCAGGTACTCCGCCACCTCCCGCGCGTCCGCGAAGACCTGGACCCGGATCACCACGAAGCGCCGCTGCTCCGCCGCGGACGCCCCGGGAACCGTGGGGATCGTGCGGTGATCCACCCGGGAGGGCCACTCGTTGCGACTCCGCAGGGGGACCACCTGCGCGAGCCCCTCCCACTGTTCGTCGGTGACGTCGTACCTGCTCACCAGGCCGCCTCGGCCTTGCGCTTCATGTGCATCCCCCCATCCTCTCGCGTTTCACCCGTTCAGCCCAACACCGACACGAGGCAGCCGGGGAGCACCTCCGACTACCCCCCACCCGCCCCGTAGGTTAGGTTAGGCATACCTAAGTACGTGCCATCTCGCCACTCGGGACGACGGAGATCCACATGCACCTGCCCCTGCTGCTCCCCACCGACGCCGAGCGGGTCCGGTCCGTCCTGGCCGCCGCCCACTCCATGACCGTCGTCACCGACGGGCAGCGCACGGAGATCCGCCACCTCGACGGCACCGACCCCCTCGGCCGGCTGCACCTGCACCCCGCCGAACCGGGCGGCGGCGCCGAGCACCGCCCCGCGATCCGGCTGGAGTTCACGGACATCGCGCCGACTCCCGTACGGGACCGCGTGCGCGCCCGGGTCACCCTCGTCGGCCGCCTGCTCACCCCCTTCGCCGCATCCGCGGACGAGGGCTCCGGATCCACCTGCATGGAGTTCGGCCGGGCCGTCCTCGAAACCGCCGACGGCGCCCGCTCGTACGTCGGTCTCGACGAGCTGGACGCGGCCCGCGTCGACCCGCTCGCCCCCTACGAGGCCGGGATGCTGACCCATCTCCTCGACGACCACGCCGAACTCGTCACCCTCCTGCTCCGCCTGGTCCGGCCGCAGCCCGCGACGGAGGCGCAGTCGAAGGCGGGCGCCGGGTCCGCCGTCCTGCGCGCGCTGCCGCTCGCCATGGACCGGTACGGGATCACCCTGCGCCTGGAGGAACGCCGCGGCCACCAGGACGTACGGATCCCCTTCCCCTCCCCGCTCGACGACGTGGAGCAGTCCGGGGCGCAGATCCAGGCCCTGTTCAGCGCGGCCCGGCGCAGCTCGCACCGCAACACGCTCCCCGCCTGAGCGGCCCTCCACGGAGCCGGTCATTCCGGAAAAAGGCCCCGAGGGCTCGGAATACGGGCGTCGGGCCCCCCGTTGGGGATGATCATGAAGGCAATCACATACACCGC is a window encoding:
- a CDS encoding ATP-binding protein, whose product is MTSHLPTSAPCAVPSAALSEPAASAVSAASAASAVPAGPGLETPAPAPASAPAPGRVPAQAVAPASALVDGVRHLRPAVTELRLSAYGAHRGARFALGPVTFFAGPSGSGKSQVLEAYGALAALGAGATLEEVFPDPRARIPDRAAPDAERRRGFRIGCTVDGPAGPVRLDLAVQAEPALRIVGERLSVDGQVLLATALRDPGRRSVQAAWLTGGSTGVTRAPLPDDRLGTALLPLRVAGATEGQRQVLAAAEQVVVALRSVFPCDPRPERMRAPVAPGEGRLLADCANLADVLRRTRLECGTRYALLTGAARTGCAGWVAGLDVRAPEGGPVTGLLDRGPSRPATELARLGAGELRFLALALVLLTGPGVLDVDPAAELPAARQTLAVLADGFDRDLDGPQTAELLRLAVLACGRGQVRLAASAGEACATAARGVAGVSVVDLGA
- a CDS encoding cell division protein SepF translates to MSRYDVTDEQWEGLAQVVPLRSRNEWPSRVDHRTIPTVPGASAAEQRRFVVIRVQVFADAREVAEYLIAQIPVLLDLTGADGEVAKRILDFSSGVVFGLGSGMHRVDRNVFLLAPVGTEVEGIAAAAVPRS
- a CDS encoding DUF2470 domain-containing protein yields the protein MHLPLLLPTDAERVRSVLAAAHSMTVVTDGQRTEIRHLDGTDPLGRLHLHPAEPGGGAEHRPAIRLEFTDIAPTPVRDRVRARVTLVGRLLTPFAASADEGSGSTCMEFGRAVLETADGARSYVGLDELDAARVDPLAPYEAGMLTHLLDDHAELVTLLLRLVRPQPATEAQSKAGAGSAVLRALPLAMDRYGITLRLEERRGHQDVRIPFPSPLDDVEQSGAQIQALFSAARRSSHRNTLPA